The following proteins are encoded in a genomic region of Alphaproteobacteria bacterium:
- a CDS encoding leucyl aminopeptidase, with the protein MKITFAPAQIPTQGHAVIPVALGQKLGELGAKLDKKTGGALKKAMTAGNFTGKKDEALSVVAPPRTKIGRVILLGIGKPEELTEASAQNLGGGAASALIGVKAAQGAVIADIFKGGKLSPAEFAANLAFGARLRGYRFDKYKTKKTPDSAALKGCAVETVDVPGARRAWAALDAVAEGVELARDLVTEPANTLTPLSFAERCKELAELGVKVEILDEKAMGKLGMGALLGVAQGSALPPRLVTMLYKGDPAAKDQSPVALVGKGVTFDSGGISIKPSGGMEEMKYDMAGAAAVTGAIHALAKSKAKANVVGLIGLVENMPSGTAQRPGDIVTSMSGQTIEVHNTDAEGRLVLADVVWYAQEQFKPSAVVDLATLTGAILVALGHEYAGLFSNDDGLAGQLSAAGAATGEKLWRLPIDEVYDREINGDAGDIKNISGGREAGSIIGAKFIQRFVKKGVAWAHLDIAGTAWIKKPLATVPKGATGYGVRLLYQYVTARSAGA; encoded by the coding sequence ATGAAAATCACCTTCGCGCCCGCGCAAATCCCGACTCAGGGCCATGCCGTCATTCCCGTGGCCCTCGGCCAGAAGCTCGGCGAACTCGGCGCGAAGCTGGACAAGAAAACCGGCGGCGCTTTGAAAAAAGCCATGACCGCCGGGAATTTCACCGGCAAGAAGGACGAGGCCCTCTCCGTCGTCGCGCCGCCGCGCACGAAGATCGGGCGCGTCATCCTGCTCGGGATCGGCAAGCCCGAGGAATTGACCGAAGCCTCGGCGCAGAATCTCGGCGGCGGGGCGGCGTCGGCGCTGATCGGCGTCAAGGCGGCGCAAGGTGCAGTGATCGCCGATATTTTCAAGGGCGGCAAATTGTCGCCTGCCGAATTCGCCGCCAATCTGGCGTTCGGCGCGCGCCTGCGCGGCTATCGCTTCGATAAATACAAGACCAAGAAAACCCCGGATTCAGCCGCCCTGAAAGGCTGCGCGGTCGAAACCGTGGACGTGCCGGGCGCAAGGCGCGCCTGGGCGGCGCTCGACGCCGTGGCGGAAGGCGTGGAGCTTGCGCGCGATCTCGTCACCGAGCCCGCGAACACCCTCACGCCGCTCAGTTTCGCGGAACGCTGCAAGGAGCTCGCCGAACTCGGCGTCAAGGTTGAAATTCTGGACGAGAAAGCCATGGGTAAGCTCGGCATGGGCGCTTTGCTCGGCGTAGCGCAGGGCAGCGCGCTGCCGCCGCGCCTCGTCACCATGCTCTATAAGGGCGATCCCGCCGCCAAGGATCAAAGCCCCGTCGCGCTGGTCGGCAAGGGCGTGACCTTCGACAGCGGCGGCATCTCGATCAAGCCCAGCGGCGGCATGGAGGAAATGAAATACGACATGGCGGGCGCGGCGGCCGTCACCGGCGCGATCCACGCGCTGGCGAAAAGCAAGGCGAAGGCGAATGTCGTCGGCCTGATCGGCCTCGTCGAGAACATGCCGTCGGGCACCGCGCAGCGCCCCGGCGATATCGTCACCTCCATGTCGGGCCAGACCATCGAGGTCCACAATACCGACGCCGAGGGCCGTTTGGTTCTCGCCGATGTCGTCTGGTACGCGCAGGAGCAGTTCAAGCCCAGCGCCGTGGTCGATCTTGCCACGCTGACCGGCGCGATCCTGGTCGCGCTCGGCCATGAATATGCGGGCCTGTTCTCGAACGATGACGGGCTTGCGGGGCAGCTTAGCGCAGCGGGCGCGGCCACGGGCGAGAAGCTCTGGCGCCTGCCGATCGACGAGGTCTATGATCGCGAGATCAATGGCGACGCCGGCGACATCAAGAATATCAGCGGCGGGCGCGAGGCGGGCAGCATCATCGGCGCGAAATTCATCCAGCGCTTCGTCAAGAAAGGCGTCGCCTGGGCGCATCTCGACATCGCCGGAACCGCCTGGATCAAGAAGCCGCTGGCCACCGTGCCGAAAGGTGCGACCGGCTACGGCGTGCGGCTGCTGTACCAGTATGTGACGGCGCGCAGCGCGGGCGCATAG
- a CDS encoding NAD-dependent epimerase/dehydratase family protein, whose translation MVTGVAGFIGFHTAAKLLGQGVPVVGIDSVNDYYDVKLKEARLAQLQKLPGFTFYRANLAGREAVASIIERHGADITEIIHLAAQAGVRYSLVNPYAYIESNIMAQIVLLEAARAMKKLRHFVYASSSSVYGGNKKIPFSVEDRTDHPVSLYAATKRADELFGHTYAHLYGTPMTGLRFFTVYGPWGRPDMAAYLFAGAILRGEPIKVFNHGKMRRDFTYVDDIVSGILAAAAHPPKREAGAAPAAVYNLGNSRAENLMDFIGTLENLLGKKAVYQYEDMQPGDVPETFADIAASTRDLGYMPTTTIAAGLEKFVAWFREYHKV comes from the coding sequence TTGGTTACCGGCGTCGCCGGATTTATCGGCTTTCATACCGCCGCGAAATTGCTGGGGCAGGGCGTGCCGGTCGTCGGCATCGACAGCGTCAATGATTATTACGACGTAAAGCTCAAAGAGGCGCGGCTGGCCCAATTGCAGAAGCTGCCCGGCTTTACGTTTTACCGCGCCAATCTGGCGGGACGCGAAGCCGTCGCCTCGATCATCGAGAGACACGGCGCGGACATCACCGAGATCATCCATCTCGCGGCGCAGGCGGGCGTGCGTTACTCGCTGGTCAATCCCTACGCCTATATCGAATCGAATATCATGGCGCAGATCGTGCTGCTCGAAGCGGCGCGCGCCATGAAGAAATTGCGGCATTTCGTCTATGCCAGCTCGTCGTCGGTCTATGGCGGCAATAAAAAGATTCCATTTTCGGTGGAAGACCGTACCGATCATCCGGTATCGCTCTATGCCGCGACCAAACGCGCGGATGAATTGTTCGGCCATACCTACGCGCATCTCTACGGCACGCCGATGACGGGCCTGCGGTTTTTCACGGTCTATGGGCCGTGGGGCAGGCCCGACATGGCGGCCTATCTGTTCGCGGGCGCGATTTTGCGCGGCGAGCCGATCAAGGTGTTCAATCACGGCAAGATGCGCCGCGACTTCACTTATGTCGACGATATCGTGTCCGGCATTCTGGCTGCCGCCGCGCATCCGCCGAAGCGCGAAGCGGGCGCCGCGCCCGCCGCCGTCTATAATCTCGGCAATTCGCGCGCGGAAAATCTGATGGACTTTATCGGCACGCTGGAAAATCTTCTGGGGAAGAAAGCGGTCTATCAGTACGAGGACATGCAGCCGGGCGACGTTCCGGAAACCTTCGCCGATATCGCGGCCAGCACGCGCGACTTGGGTTATATGCCCACGACCACCATCGCCGCCGGATTAGAGAAATTCGTGGCGTGGTTCCGGGAGTATCATAAGGTTTAA
- a CDS encoding 3-deoxy-7-phosphoheptulonate synthase class II has product MTPQNWTPDSWRQKPAAQMPAYADDGALKAAEARLARLPPLVFAGEARRLKADLARAAAGEAFVFMGGDCAESFKEFQAVNIRDLFRVILQIAIVLTFGGATPVIKVGRVAGQFAKPRSDDFETRDGIKLPSYRGDIINGMDFTAESRAPDPQRMVDVYHQSAATLNLLRAFAQGGYADLHEVHRWNLNFVAKSAEGERYEDMAKRLDETLAFMAACGMTGATVPQIRETDFYTAHEALLLPYEQALTRTDSTTGDWYDVSAHLLWIGDRTRQLDGAHIEFARGIKNPIGLKCGPSLPPADLLRLCATLNPDNEAGRLTLIVRMGADKIAAGLPPLLRAVKEAGLNVVWCCDPMHGNTKTASTGYKTRIFDHILSEVRDFFAICEAESVYAGGIHLEMTGQDVTECLGGAQAIAESDLASRYQTHCDPRLNASQALELAFLVADALKLKRQTQKIQPA; this is encoded by the coding sequence ATGACGCCTCAAAACTGGACCCCGGATTCCTGGCGGCAGAAGCCTGCCGCCCAGATGCCCGCTTATGCCGACGACGGCGCGCTGAAAGCCGCCGAAGCGCGTCTCGCGCGCCTGCCGCCGCTGGTCTTCGCGGGCGAAGCGCGGCGGCTGAAGGCGGATTTGGCGCGCGCGGCGGCGGGCGAAGCCTTCGTCTTCATGGGCGGCGATTGCGCCGAGAGTTTCAAGGAATTCCAGGCCGTCAATATCCGCGACCTGTTCCGGGTTATTCTGCAGATCGCCATCGTGCTGACCTTCGGCGGCGCGACGCCGGTGATCAAAGTGGGCCGCGTCGCCGGGCAATTCGCCAAACCGCGCTCGGACGATTTCGAGACCCGCGACGGCATTAAACTGCCCAGCTATCGCGGCGATATCATCAACGGCATGGACTTCACCGCGGAATCGCGCGCGCCCGACCCGCAGCGGATGGTCGATGTTTATCATCAGTCCGCCGCCACGCTCAATCTGCTGCGCGCTTTTGCGCAGGGAGGCTATGCAGACTTGCATGAAGTGCATCGCTGGAATCTGAATTTCGTCGCCAAAAGCGCCGAGGGCGAGCGTTATGAAGACATGGCGAAGCGCCTCGACGAAACGCTGGCCTTCATGGCGGCCTGCGGTATGACCGGCGCGACGGTGCCGCAAATCCGCGAGACCGATTTCTATACCGCCCATGAAGCGCTGCTGCTGCCCTACGAGCAGGCGCTGACCCGCACCGACAGCACGACCGGCGACTGGTACGACGTGTCGGCCCATCTGCTGTGGATCGGGGACCGGACGCGACAATTGGATGGCGCTCATATCGAATTCGCGCGCGGCATCAAAAATCCCATCGGGCTGAAATGCGGCCCCAGCCTGCCGCCCGCCGATCTGCTGCGGCTGTGCGCGACGCTGAATCCGGATAACGAGGCGGGCAGGCTGACGCTTATCGTCCGCATGGGCGCGGATAAAATCGCCGCCGGACTGCCGCCTTTGCTGCGCGCCGTGAAAGAGGCGGGATTGAACGTCGTCTGGTGCTGCGATCCCATGCATGGCAACACGAAGACCGCCTCGACCGGCTACAAAACCCGCATTTTCGACCATATTCTGTCCGAAGTCCGGGATTTTTTCGCCATCTGCGAGGCCGAAAGCGTTTATGCCGGAGGCATCCATCTCGAAATGACCGGCCAGGACGTGACCGAATGCCTCGGCGGCGCGCAGGCCATCGCCGAGTCGGATCTGGCGAGCCGCTATCAGACTCATTGCGATCCCCGCCTCAATGCCAGCCAGGCGCTCGAGCTTGCTTTCCTCGTGGCCGATGCCCTCAAGCTCAAGCGGCAAACCCAAAAAATTCAGCCAGCGTAA
- a CDS encoding S8 family peptidase: MVLHAKRRLSSYLWFLCGVMALSMLTASPAEAAASLYEAPLRAFLLQDPSHFNEHMWALIAENPEAKNEIFAEAVTLSLEKQIAVNPGAKAELLAKFKQLYPQLADRLDAAFLDGSQIQAAISPPPAGPLKTIQSYSPPTAYEMSQTTWWERNWPWVALGTVVVGGATAGIIIATSSKSEDAPPPGFPNPPTVGEAAEYSAQHGLEQIGAGAANARGFAGQGITVAVLDSGLNTLHPDMVNNIAPGGYDFISGSENVTDHSDVTHGTHVAGIIAAGKNDFGTRGVAYNAKILPFAVIGDGAPDTAIGDAMRAATAAGARVMNGSYGPGTEAIAYYENARAQLFTDFDLADANAYLAAAQSGMVMVFAAGNSGMDDVPLMASHPLSGGFLPFVRPANANIPLGDPGAYRKYNNDNSISTLNADYSGLEGQVIAVVAVDSTNTIAPFSNHCGVAKAWCFAAPGVHITSTGPENTYVALSGTSMASPHVAGAVALLLSQHPELTGPQLLNLLATTATHLGISTTGTPDDIYGWGLINLDLATQAVAPFSVALHGMASGPSVLLTNSTVRVGNAFGPSVARALGSTQIGVMDAFQRNYTIGLDQHVTAASSAFDGTVALQRFGQQEFRPEIALDDRNSLNFTLRAQDGLKRAAADGGGQDTTFDSFSFTHKIDDAAFNVSHRDPRAASLHYRVEDRELLSAQVTAGGVGNPYLDFVETGYAQNVTIDAPWGDGKHGKLHALTAMGGPENDDGQRNMLAAGEFNYGDPAANIGFTGGALIEDNRALGLRGDGAFALGQGSSTWFAGASAFWQIASDTQFQASWYGGVTQASMARDSLIQDAEAIVSTAWRLGVTRNGLWQDGDSLRFNLAQPLRAETGSLSLNLPQYRLRDGTVIRDNASLGLAPTGREIDFETGYRMPFGEATSLDFAALYRKDSGHVAGENEAIGLARLHHDF; the protein is encoded by the coding sequence ATGGTCCTGCACGCCAAGCGCCGCCTTTCATCATATTTATGGTTCCTGTGCGGCGTCATGGCGCTCAGCATGCTGACGGCAAGCCCCGCCGAGGCCGCCGCGAGCCTTTACGAGGCGCCGCTGCGCGCGTTCCTCCTCCAGGATCCAAGCCATTTCAACGAGCATATGTGGGCCTTGATCGCGGAGAATCCCGAAGCCAAGAACGAGATTTTCGCCGAAGCGGTCACGCTCAGCCTGGAAAAACAGATCGCGGTGAATCCAGGCGCCAAGGCCGAGTTGCTGGCGAAATTCAAGCAATTGTACCCCCAGCTCGCGGACCGGCTCGACGCCGCTTTTCTGGACGGCTCGCAAATCCAGGCGGCCATCAGCCCGCCGCCCGCGGGACCGCTGAAGACCATTCAATCCTACAGCCCGCCCACGGCCTATGAAATGTCTCAAACTACCTGGTGGGAGCGCAACTGGCCCTGGGTGGCGCTTGGAACCGTGGTCGTGGGCGGCGCCACCGCGGGCATTATCATAGCGACATCGTCAAAAAGCGAGGACGCGCCGCCGCCCGGCTTTCCCAATCCGCCCACCGTCGGGGAAGCGGCGGAATACAGCGCTCAACACGGTCTCGAGCAAATTGGCGCCGGGGCCGCCAACGCCCGCGGTTTCGCCGGACAGGGCATTACCGTCGCCGTTCTGGACAGCGGCCTGAACACGCTGCATCCCGATATGGTCAACAATATCGCGCCGGGGGGCTATGATTTTATCAGCGGCAGCGAGAATGTGACCGACCACTCCGACGTCACTCACGGCACGCATGTCGCCGGGATCATCGCCGCCGGCAAGAATGATTTCGGCACGCGCGGCGTCGCCTATAACGCCAAGATCCTGCCTTTCGCCGTCATCGGCGACGGCGCGCCCGACACGGCGATCGGCGATGCCATGCGCGCCGCCACCGCCGCGGGCGCACGGGTGATGAACGGCAGCTATGGCCCCGGCACTGAGGCGATCGCTTATTATGAGAACGCACGCGCGCAGCTTTTCACCGACTTCGATCTGGCTGATGCCAACGCCTATCTGGCGGCAGCGCAAAGCGGTATGGTCATGGTCTTCGCCGCCGGAAACAGCGGAATGGACGACGTGCCGCTGATGGCTTCGCATCCTCTTAGCGGCGGCTTCCTGCCTTTCGTCAGGCCCGCGAACGCCAATATTCCGCTGGGAGATCCTGGCGCTTACCGCAAATACAATAACGACAATTCTATCTCGACTCTGAACGCCGATTATTCCGGCCTCGAAGGCCAGGTCATCGCCGTCGTCGCGGTGGACAGCACCAACACCATCGCTCCATTCAGCAATCATTGCGGCGTGGCGAAAGCCTGGTGCTTTGCCGCGCCGGGCGTGCATATCACTTCCACCGGCCCCGAGAACACCTATGTCGCGCTGAGCGGTACATCCATGGCTTCGCCGCATGTCGCGGGCGCGGTCGCCCTGCTGCTCTCGCAGCATCCGGAACTGACCGGCCCGCAGCTTCTCAACTTGCTGGCGACGACCGCGACGCATCTTGGCATCTCCACGACGGGAACGCCGGACGATATCTATGGCTGGGGCCTTATCAATCTCGATCTCGCCACGCAGGCGGTCGCGCCTTTCTCGGTGGCGCTGCACGGAATGGCCAGCGGCCCATCGGTTCTATTGACGAACTCGACCGTGCGCGTCGGCAACGCTTTCGGCCCGTCGGTCGCGCGGGCGCTGGGCTCCACCCAGATCGGCGTCATGGACGCGTTCCAGCGCAATTACACGATAGGGCTCGATCAGCATGTCACGGCGGCTTCCTCGGCCTTCGACGGCACCGTGGCGCTGCAGCGGTTCGGCCAGCAGGAATTCCGCCCCGAAATCGCCCTCGACGACCGCAACAGCCTGAACTTCACGCTGCGGGCGCAGGACGGGCTTAAGCGCGCGGCGGCCGACGGCGGCGGCCAGGACACGACGTTCGACAGTTTCAGCTTCACCCACAAGATCGACGATGCGGCCTTCAATGTCAGCCATCGCGATCCGCGCGCCGCCTCGCTGCATTACCGCGTCGAAGACCGCGAATTGCTCAGCGCGCAAGTCACGGCGGGCGGCGTCGGCAATCCCTATCTCGATTTCGTCGAAACCGGCTATGCCCAGAACGTGACCATCGACGCGCCCTGGGGAGACGGCAAGCACGGCAAGCTGCACGCCTTGACCGCGATGGGCGGGCCTGAAAACGACGACGGCCAGCGCAACATGCTGGCGGCGGGCGAGTTCAATTATGGCGACCCGGCAGCCAATATCGGATTCACCGGCGGCGCGCTGATCGAAGACAATCGCGCGCTGGGGCTGCGCGGCGACGGCGCCTTCGCCCTCGGTCAGGGAAGCTCGACATGGTTCGCGGGCGCGAGCGCGTTCTGGCAGATCGCCAGCGATACGCAATTCCAGGCTTCATGGTATGGCGGCGTCACGCAGGCCAGCATGGCGCGCGACTCCCTGATCCAGGATGCCGAGGCGATCGTCTCGACCGCATGGCGTCTCGGCGTCACGCGAAACGGACTCTGGCAAGACGGCGACAGCCTGCGCTTCAATCTGGCGCAGCCGCTGCGCGCTGAAACCGGTTCGCTGAGCCTGAACCTGCCGCAATACCGCCTGCGCGACGGCACGGTCATCCGCGACAATGCCAGCCTCGGCCTCGCCCCCACCGGACGCGAGATCGATTTCGAGACCGGCTATCGCATGCCGTTCGGCGAGGCGACCAGCCTCGATTTCGCCGCCCTCTACCGCAAGGATTCGGGCCATGTCGCGGGCGAGAACGAAGCCATCGGCCTCGCGCGGCTCCATCACGATTTTTGA
- the lptF gene encoding LPS export ABC transporter permease LptF yields MTAYIWQPAPDYPRLRRFRRFGYPTPMFMLQRYLLRQILVAFLFTCVAVTIVVLFTQSFRLLSLVIDNAASLGIFAQLALLTIPTFIGMVLPIGLAAAIVFVYQRLASDSELIVMRSAGLSAPALARPALWLGVAATLLGFALSFWIAPWANRTLVGMQYKVKSEFSVYLLRPGMFNDITGGLTFHARRRDGQGGLEGILIHDNRKPDMPVTIMAERGLVTTIEGEPRIVVFKGQRQEYDRAKNKLSTLDFERYTFDLSVLRTASDRLPDPRELSLEDLLSDTPPAVKTENPDRLTAELHQRFSTALCGLGFAMLAAAILLGGQFNRRGVTFRVIIAASCITLLQAALLWVSNLVARHIGFALLLHALTLMPFFLSFWMLGRNPMEPPRAKPAS; encoded by the coding sequence ATGACGGCTTATATTTGGCAACCTGCTCCAGACTATCCGCGCTTGCGCCGGTTTCGCAGGTTCGGCTACCCTACCCCCATGTTCATGCTGCAGCGTTATCTCCTGCGCCAGATTCTGGTCGCCTTTCTGTTCACCTGCGTCGCGGTGACGATCGTCGTGCTGTTCACGCAGTCGTTCCGGCTTTTGTCGCTGGTGATCGATAACGCCGCGTCGCTGGGGATTTTCGCGCAGCTCGCCTTGCTGACCATCCCGACTTTCATCGGCATGGTGCTGCCGATCGGCCTCGCCGCCGCCATCGTCTTTGTCTATCAGCGCCTCGCTTCCGATTCCGAGCTGATCGTCATGCGTTCGGCGGGGCTAAGCGCGCCCGCGCTGGCGCGTCCGGCGCTGTGGCTCGGCGTCGCGGCGACCTTGCTGGGATTCGCGCTGTCTTTCTGGATCGCGCCATGGGCCAACCGCACGCTGGTCGGCATGCAATATAAGGTCAAAAGCGAATTTTCGGTCTATCTGCTGCGGCCCGGCATGTTCAACGACATAACCGGCGGCCTGACCTTCCACGCACGCCGCCGCGACGGGCAGGGTGGCCTCGAGGGCATTTTGATTCACGACAACCGCAAGCCGGACATGCCGGTGACGATCATGGCCGAGCGCGGCCTGGTCACGACCATCGAGGGGGAGCCGCGCATCGTCGTTTTCAAGGGCCAGCGGCAGGAATATGACCGGGCCAAGAACAAGCTTTCGACGCTCGATTTCGAGCGTTACACTTTCGACCTCAGCGTTCTGCGCACCGCGAGCGACCGGCTACCCGATCCAAGGGAGCTTAGCCTTGAGGATCTGCTTTCGGATACGCCTCCGGCCGTCAAGACCGAGAATCCCGACCGGCTGACGGCGGAGCTGCATCAAAGATTTTCGACGGCGCTATGCGGCCTTGGATTTGCCATGCTGGCCGCCGCGATCCTGCTCGGCGGGCAATTCAACCGGCGCGGTGTGACGTTCCGCGTCATTATCGCGGCTTCCTGCATCACATTGTTGCAGGCGGCGCTGTTATGGGTTTCCAACCTCGTGGCGCGGCATATCGGCTTCGCGCTGCTGCTTCACGCGCTGACCCTGATGCCGTTTTTTCTTTCTTTCTGGATGCTCGGGCGCAACCCCATGGAGCCGCCCCGGGCGAAGCCGGCAAGCTAA
- a CDS encoding exodeoxyribonuclease III produces MKLITWNINSVRLRLPLLLRLMRERKPDVVCLQETKCPDEFFPHDAIAKAGYKYQHICGMKSYNGVAILSRLPFDGHGALNWQGREDCRHIHAGLSNGIEIHNVYVPAGGDIPDPKANPKFAHKLGFVEEQAAWWKKKRGRTGKILVGDLNIAPLEHDVWSHRQMLGVVSHTPGEVERLNAMQAAHEWHDALRHFVPPQEKLYTWWSYRAQDWEKSNRGRRLDHIWVTPDLRGQLKSMHVMRPARGWTQPSDHVPVEIDLA; encoded by the coding sequence ATGAAGCTCATCACCTGGAACATCAATTCCGTCCGTTTGCGGCTGCCGCTGCTGTTGCGGCTGATGAGGGAGCGCAAGCCGGACGTGGTCTGCCTGCAGGAAACCAAATGCCCGGACGAATTCTTTCCGCATGATGCTATCGCCAAGGCCGGGTATAAGTATCAGCATATCTGCGGCATGAAAAGCTATAATGGCGTCGCGATCCTGTCGCGTCTGCCGTTTGACGGGCATGGCGCGCTGAACTGGCAGGGGCGCGAGGATTGCCGCCATATCCATGCAGGGCTGTCGAACGGCATCGAGATTCACAATGTCTATGTCCCGGCGGGCGGCGACATTCCCGATCCCAAGGCCAATCCGAAATTCGCGCATAAGCTGGGCTTCGTCGAGGAGCAGGCGGCGTGGTGGAAAAAGAAACGCGGGCGGACGGGAAAGATTCTCGTCGGCGATCTCAATATCGCGCCGCTGGAGCATGACGTCTGGTCGCACCGGCAGATGCTCGGCGTGGTGTCGCACACGCCCGGCGAAGTCGAGCGCCTGAACGCGATGCAGGCGGCGCATGAATGGCATGACGCGCTGCGGCACTTCGTTCCGCCGCAGGAGAAGCTTTATACCTGGTGGAGCTACCGGGCGCAGGATTGGGAAAAATCGAATCGCGGGCGGCGGCTCGATCATATCTGGGTGACGCCCGATTTGCGCGGCCAGCTGAAATCGATGCATGTCATGCGTCCGGCGCGCGGCTGGACTCAGCCGAGCGATCATGTTCCAGTGGAGATTGATTTGGCTTAA
- the glmS gene encoding glutamine--fructose-6-phosphate transaminase (isomerizing), with the protein MCGIVGILAQRPVAEDLVEGLRRLEYRGYDSAGLATLVNGHIERRRAEGKLSNLARKLAEEPLPGDVGIGHTRWATHGRPTEDNAHPHATDLVAVVHNGIIENYRELRIELEAKQHRFVSETDTETVAHLLTDYLQQGMTPQDATAAMLKRIEGAFALGIIFKGHRDLLIGARRGSPLAVGYGDGEMYLGSDAMALAPLTNRICYLEEGDWAELRPGKAIIRDEKDKIVERPIQQSALSGALIGKGQYRHFMLKEIFEQPTAIGDTISSLVTADNQLRIPALPFKWEDVPRLTMVACGTAYYATMIGKYWFEKLAGLPVETDIASEFRYRGALLPKGGVTVAVSQSGETADTLAGIAYAKSQGQKILGIVNAPQSTIMRQSDIVVPTLVGPEIGVASTKAFTAQLAVLLCLAVAAGLARKTLAPQRAQEILQALREMPARINQVLQQHDRVQQLAQDIAEATDVIFLGRGWLYPVALEGALKLKEVSYIHAEGFAAGELKHGPIALIDEHVPVVVLAPHDALFDKTVSNLQEVVARGGKAVVLAEAETMDRLGCKPFRSLAMPKADEALLPILYTVPLQLLAYYTAVAKGTDVDQPRNLAKSVTVE; encoded by the coding sequence ATGTGCGGCATCGTCGGCATTCTGGCTCAGCGGCCCGTCGCGGAAGATTTGGTCGAGGGTCTGCGGCGGCTGGAATATCGCGGCTATGACAGCGCGGGTCTCGCCACGCTGGTCAACGGCCATATCGAGCGCCGTCGCGCCGAAGGCAAGCTCTCCAACCTCGCCAGAAAACTCGCCGAGGAGCCGCTGCCCGGCGATGTCGGCATCGGCCATACCCGCTGGGCGACGCATGGCCGCCCGACCGAAGACAACGCGCATCCGCACGCGACCGATCTGGTCGCCGTCGTGCATAACGGCATCATCGAGAATTACCGCGAGCTTCGCATCGAGCTCGAGGCCAAGCAGCACCGCTTCGTCTCGGAAACCGACACCGAAACCGTCGCGCATCTGCTGACCGATTATCTGCAGCAGGGCATGACGCCTCAGGACGCGACGGCGGCGATGCTGAAGCGGATCGAGGGCGCGTTCGCGCTCGGCATCATTTTCAAGGGGCATCGGGATTTGCTGATCGGCGCGCGGCGCGGCTCGCCGCTGGCGGTCGGTTACGGCGACGGCGAAATGTATCTCGGCTCCGACGCCATGGCGCTCGCGCCGCTGACCAACCGCATTTGCTATCTGGAAGAAGGCGACTGGGCCGAATTGCGCCCCGGCAAGGCGATCATCCGCGATGAGAAAGACAAAATCGTCGAGCGCCCCATTCAGCAGAGCGCGCTGTCCGGCGCGCTGATCGGCAAGGGCCAGTACCGCCATTTCATGCTGAAGGAAATTTTCGAGCAGCCGACGGCGATCGGCGACACGATTTCGTCCCTGGTGACCGCCGACAACCAGCTGAGAATCCCCGCTTTGCCGTTCAAATGGGAGGACGTGCCGCGCCTGACGATGGTCGCCTGCGGCACCGCCTATTACGCCACGATGATCGGCAAATACTGGTTCGAGAAGCTGGCGGGACTGCCCGTCGAGACCGACATCGCGTCCGAATTCCGCTACCGCGGCGCGCTGTTGCCCAAGGGCGGCGTGACCGTCGCGGTGTCGCAATCGGGCGAGACGGCCGATACGCTGGCGGGTATCGCCTATGCCAAATCGCAGGGCCAGAAAATTCTCGGCATCGTCAACGCGCCGCAAAGCACGATCATGCGGCAATCGGATATCGTCGTGCCGACGCTGGTGGGGCCGGAGATCGGCGTCGCCTCGACCAAGGCTTTCACGGCGCAGCTCGCGGTGCTGCTGTGCCTTGCCGTCGCGGCGGGCCTGGCGCGCAAGACGCTCGCGCCGCAGCGGGCGCAGGAAATATTGCAAGCATTGCGCGAGATGCCGGCGCGGATCAATCAAGTCTTGCAGCAGCATGACCGCGTCCAGCAGCTTGCCCAGGATATCGCCGAGGCCACGGACGTGATCTTCCTCGGGCGCGGATGGCTTTATCCGGTCGCGCTCGAAGGCGCGCTGAAACTCAAGGAAGTTTCCTATATCCATGCCGAGGGCTTCGCCGCCGGCGAATTAAAGCATGGCCCGATCGCGCTCATCGACGAGCATGTGCCGGTCGTCGTTCTCGCCCCGCATGACGCTTTGTTCGACAAAACCGTCTCCAACCTCCAGGAAGTGGTGGCCCGGGGCGGCAAGGCGGTCGTGCTGGCCGAGGCCGAAACCATGGACAGGCTGGGCTGCAAGCCGTTCCGCTCGCTCGCCATGCCGAAGGCCGACGAGGCCCTGCTGCCGATCCTTTATACGGTGCCGCTGCAGCTTCTGGCCTACTATACGGCGGTCGCCAAGGGCACCGACGTCGACCAGCCGAGAAACCTAGCCAAAAGCGTCACGGTAGAGTAA